One Nitrospira sp. DNA window includes the following coding sequences:
- a CDS encoding LSU ribosomal protein L30p (L7e) gives MATEKKSAGVQPGLRITLKRSPIGTPYKHRLVLRGLGLRKLNATVLRPASDQVKGMIAKVGYLLEVSPQ, from the coding sequence ATGGCTACTGAAAAGAAATCGGCCGGAGTTCAACCGGGCCTTCGTATCACCCTCAAGCGGAGCCCGATCGGGACCCCCTATAAACACAGATTGGTCTTGAGGGGGTTGGGCCTTCGAAAACTCAACGCGACTGTGTTGCGGCCTGCAAGCGATCAAGTGAAGGGCATGATCGCCAAGGTGGGTTATCTATTGGAAGTGAGTCCGCAATGA